A genomic stretch from Bacterioplanes sanyensis includes:
- a CDS encoding HDOD domain-containing protein → MTNLAKQVKDDIVAQIKNDELILPTLPEVALRVREIAEDADANISDLTKVIGQDPALAARIIKVTNSPLIRVSSQITDLATAISRLGINFTSNLAIGLAMEQMFQATHDNVDKRMRACWSRAMEIAASAQVLAKHFTRLHADQAMLAGLVHQIGMLPILSYAENHDGLLSDSYSLDMVLEKLHPALGSYILKSWEFPEELVAVPRNYLNLDYQTAEASYVDLVQVATVQSYVDTDHPLGQVDSATLGSFQRLGLDSDNDVTHWESLSDEVGATHSAIGGGGE, encoded by the coding sequence ATGACTAACCTGGCTAAACAGGTCAAAGACGACATCGTCGCCCAGATCAAAAACGATGAACTGATTTTGCCCACCTTGCCGGAAGTGGCCCTGCGCGTGCGCGAAATCGCTGAAGACGCTGACGCGAATATTTCCGATCTGACCAAAGTCATCGGTCAGGATCCGGCTCTTGCAGCACGCATCATTAAAGTGACCAACAGCCCGCTGATTCGTGTCTCCAGCCAAATCACCGATCTGGCCACGGCAATCTCGCGCTTGGGCATCAACTTTACCAGCAACCTGGCCATTGGTCTGGCGATGGAGCAGATGTTCCAAGCCACCCACGACAACGTCGACAAACGCATGCGTGCGTGCTGGTCGAGAGCGATGGAAATTGCCGCCTCGGCGCAAGTGCTGGCCAAGCACTTCACCCGCTTGCATGCCGACCAAGCGATGCTGGCGGGCTTAGTGCACCAGATTGGGATGCTGCCCATTTTGAGCTACGCCGAAAATCACGATGGCTTGCTATCAGATAGCTACTCACTCGATATGGTGTTGGAGAAACTGCACCCGGCACTGGGCTCTTACATTTTAAAGAGTTGGGAGTTTCCAGAGGAGCTGGTGGCGGTGCCGCGCAACTATCTGAACCTCGACTACCAAACCGCCGAAGCTTCTTACGTGGATCTGGTGCAAGTGGCCACGGTGCAAAGCTACGTCGATACCGATCACCCGCTCGGCCAGGTGGACAGCGCTACGCTGGGTTCATTTCAACGCTTAGGCCTGGACAGCGACAACGACGTTACCCACTGGGAGTCGCTCAGTGACGAAGTCGGTGCGACCCATTCGGCCATTGGTGGAGGCGGCGAATGA
- the rpoE gene encoding RNA polymerase sigma factor RpoE, translating to MPDAQQTDTQLVARVQRGDKRAFDLLVVKYQHKILALVGRFVSDHAEAQDVTQEAFIKAYRALPGFRGDSQFYTWLYRIAVNTAKNFLVSRGRKTPTQDIELDDAAFFADEERMKEVDTPDALMQREQLREVVFSAIAELPEELKVAVTLRELDGLSYEDIAEVMDCPIGTVRSRIFRAREAIDKKMQPLLNMSA from the coding sequence ATGCCGGATGCTCAGCAGACCGACACTCAACTGGTAGCTCGTGTGCAGCGCGGTGATAAACGTGCTTTTGATCTATTGGTAGTGAAGTATCAACACAAAATACTGGCGCTGGTGGGGCGTTTTGTCAGCGACCACGCCGAGGCTCAGGACGTAACCCAAGAAGCCTTTATCAAAGCCTATCGGGCGTTGCCCGGATTTCGCGGCGACAGCCAGTTTTACACTTGGCTGTATCGTATTGCTGTGAATACCGCGAAGAATTTTCTTGTAAGCCGTGGTCGCAAGACCCCTACCCAAGACATCGAGTTGGACGATGCGGCATTTTTCGCCGACGAAGAGCGCATGAAAGAGGTCGACACTCCAGATGCGTTGATGCAGCGTGAGCAGTTGCGAGAAGTGGTGTTTTCAGCCATCGCCGAATTGCCTGAAGAGTTAAAAGTCGCTGTTACCCTGCGCGAACTGGATGGCCTGAGCTACGAAGACATTGCCGAAGTCATGGATTGCCCGATCGGTACCGTGCGCTCTAGAATTTTTCGCGCGCGCGAAGCCATCGACAAAAAAATGCAGCCATTGTTAAACATGAGCGCCTGA
- a CDS encoding SoxR reducing system RseC family protein: MSCEWARVVELADDGVWVEAVQRSACNSCQAKNGCGQKTLADIGRPMRLWVACQSDQLQVGDDVELTLPTGGLALSALVAYGIPLLLLLASAVLFSAFGELASVLASGVGLLLGLLLARKLSQRFSNMWLPTIRQPLVTHHL, encoded by the coding sequence ATGTCTTGTGAGTGGGCACGCGTGGTTGAGCTGGCGGACGATGGCGTTTGGGTAGAAGCGGTGCAGCGCAGTGCGTGCAATAGTTGCCAAGCGAAGAATGGCTGTGGCCAGAAAACTCTGGCCGATATTGGCCGCCCAATGCGCTTATGGGTCGCTTGTCAGTCAGACCAGCTGCAGGTCGGTGACGACGTTGAGCTTACATTGCCCACCGGTGGCCTGGCATTGAGTGCGTTGGTGGCCTATGGCATTCCGCTGCTGCTGTTGCTGGCGTCAGCGGTGCTGTTTTCAGCCTTTGGCGAGTTGGCCAGCGTATTGGCTTCAGGCGTTGGATTGTTATTGGGCTTATTGCTCGCTCGTAAGTTATCGCAACGATTTTCGAATATGTGGTTGCCAACGATCAGGCAGCCTTTGGTAACTCATCATCTGTGA
- a CDS encoding DegQ family serine endoprotease has product MIQTKSLSFVLTLLTLWLVSASASASLPDFRDLVKETSPAVVNISTVQHSQPSMRRYGLPDDVPEIFRHFFGAPMPRGQQEQSSLGSGFIVSRDGYILTNNHVIQDADEILVRLNDRRELSATLIGADPSSDLALLKVEAEDLPTVELGDSDRLEVGEWVVAIGSPFGFDYSVTAGIVSALGRSLPRENYVPFIQTDVAINPGNSGGPLFNLDGEVVGINSQIYTRSGGFMGVSFAIPINVAMDVADQLKERGKVSRGWLGVVIQEVNKDLAESFGLDKAAGALVAQVMPGSPAEDAGLQNGDIITHFNGKPIHLSSDLPHQVGRVKPGSDAKVRIVRNGKRKNITVEIGVLPDGDDVELASGSGPQEQSSNRLGVVVAELTDSQRNRYGDGVVIKQVQGGAAAQAGMINGDIITMLNSEAIRSVEDFRRAVSDLPKNRSVPVRIVRRGSAMFLPLQVTD; this is encoded by the coding sequence ATGATTCAGACTAAGTCATTGTCGTTTGTTTTGACCTTGCTGACACTCTGGCTTGTCAGCGCCTCGGCGTCTGCGTCTTTGCCTGATTTTCGCGATCTGGTGAAAGAGACTTCGCCGGCGGTGGTGAACATCTCCACCGTCCAGCACAGCCAACCGTCGATGCGTCGCTACGGTTTGCCAGATGATGTACCGGAAATCTTCCGACATTTTTTCGGGGCGCCCATGCCTCGCGGACAGCAAGAGCAATCCTCGCTCGGATCTGGTTTTATTGTGTCTCGCGACGGGTATATTTTGACCAACAATCACGTGATTCAGGATGCCGATGAGATTTTGGTGCGCCTGAATGACCGCCGTGAATTAAGCGCCACCTTAATCGGCGCGGACCCCAGTTCAGATCTGGCTTTGTTAAAAGTCGAAGCGGAAGATTTGCCCACCGTTGAGCTGGGAGATTCGGACCGTTTAGAAGTGGGCGAGTGGGTGGTTGCGATTGGCTCGCCCTTCGGTTTTGACTATTCGGTCACGGCTGGCATTGTCAGTGCGCTGGGCCGCAGCTTGCCGCGCGAGAACTACGTTCCTTTCATTCAAACCGATGTTGCCATCAACCCAGGCAATTCAGGCGGCCCGCTGTTCAATTTGGACGGCGAAGTGGTGGGTATCAACTCACAGATCTACACCCGCTCGGGCGGCTTTATGGGGGTGTCGTTTGCCATTCCTATTAATGTCGCGATGGATGTAGCAGATCAGCTGAAAGAGCGCGGAAAAGTGAGCCGTGGCTGGCTTGGTGTGGTGATTCAGGAAGTGAATAAAGATCTGGCCGAGTCGTTTGGTCTTGATAAAGCAGCCGGTGCTTTGGTCGCGCAGGTAATGCCGGGTAGCCCAGCCGAGGACGCAGGTTTGCAAAACGGCGATATCATTACCCACTTTAATGGCAAGCCGATTCACTTGTCGTCGGATTTGCCGCATCAGGTAGGGCGGGTGAAGCCTGGCAGTGATGCCAAGGTACGGATCGTGCGCAACGGCAAGCGCAAAAACATCACCGTCGAGATTGGCGTACTGCCAGATGGTGATGACGTCGAATTGGCGTCTGGCTCTGGTCCGCAAGAGCAAAGCAGTAATCGCCTTGGAGTGGTGGTCGCTGAGCTCACAGATTCCCAGCGTAATCGCTACGGCGATGGCGTAGTGATCAAGCAAGTGCAGGGCGGCGCAGCAGCACAGGCTGGCATGATCAATGGTGACATCATCACCATGCTCAACAGTGAAGCGATTCGCTCAGTGGAGGATTTCCGCCGCGCGGTCAGCGATTTGCCGAAGAATCGCAGCGTTCCGGTGCGCATTGTGCGCCGCGGATCGGCCATGTTCCTGCCTCTGCAAGTGACAGACTAA
- the lepA gene encoding translation elongation factor 4 — MSQLDHIRNFSIIAHIDHGKSTLSDRFIQVCGGLSDREMQQQVLDSMDIERERGITIKAQSVTLDYTARDGKTYQLNFIDTPGHVDFSYEVSRSLAACEGALLVVDAAQGVEAQSVANCYTAIDMGLEVRPVLNKMDLPQADPDKVAQEIEDIIGIDAIEAVRCSAKSGLNVEDVLEDLVAHIPAPEGDTEAPLQALIIDSWFDPYLGVVSLIRVKNGRIEKGDKIHIKSTGRDHGVDGVGIFTPKRKETGSLGTGEVGYLVAGIKDIHGAPVGDTIVAAKHKDSDALPGFQKVKPQVYAGLFPVSSDDYENFRDALEKLSLNDASLFYEPESSDALGFGFRCGFLGMLHMEIIQERLEREYDLDLITTAPTVVYEVVTRKGELLEVDNPSKLPDVGSIEEMREPICEANILVPEEYLGNVISLCVEKRGVQMDMQYTGNQVSLRYELPMAEVVMDFFDRIKSASRGFASLDYNFVRFQEAPLQRLDVLVNGDRVDALAVIMHRDNIRRRGAALTEKMKELIPRQMFDVAIQAAVGNQVVARTNVKALRKNVTAKCYGGDVSRKKKLLQKQKEGKKRMKQIGSVEIPQSAFLAVLQVKE; from the coding sequence GTGAGCCAGCTGGACCACATTCGCAATTTCTCCATCATCGCCCATATCGACCACGGCAAATCCACCTTGTCGGATCGTTTCATTCAGGTCTGCGGCGGTTTGTCCGATCGTGAAATGCAGCAGCAGGTGCTGGATTCCATGGACATCGAGCGCGAGCGCGGCATCACCATCAAGGCACAAAGTGTGACCCTGGATTACACCGCTCGCGACGGCAAAACTTATCAGCTCAACTTCATTGACACCCCGGGGCACGTTGACTTCAGCTACGAAGTATCGCGCTCTTTGGCGGCCTGTGAAGGTGCCCTATTGGTAGTTGACGCTGCCCAAGGCGTTGAAGCGCAATCGGTAGCCAACTGTTACACCGCCATTGATATGGGGCTGGAAGTACGCCCGGTGTTGAACAAGATGGACTTGCCACAAGCCGACCCGGACAAAGTGGCGCAGGAAATCGAAGACATTATTGGTATCGATGCCATTGAAGCGGTGCGCTGCAGCGCCAAGAGCGGCCTCAATGTTGAAGATGTGCTGGAAGATCTGGTGGCGCACATTCCTGCGCCAGAGGGCGATACCGAAGCCCCGCTGCAAGCCTTGATTATTGACTCCTGGTTTGACCCCTACCTAGGTGTTGTGTCGTTGATTCGGGTGAAAAACGGCCGCATTGAGAAAGGCGATAAGATCCACATTAAATCGACTGGCCGTGATCATGGCGTCGACGGTGTCGGTATTTTCACCCCCAAACGCAAAGAAACCGGCTCTTTGGGTACAGGTGAAGTGGGCTATTTGGTCGCTGGCATCAAGGACATTCATGGTGCCCCAGTGGGGGATACCATTGTTGCGGCCAAGCATAAAGACAGTGACGCCTTGCCGGGCTTCCAGAAGGTGAAACCGCAAGTATATGCCGGGCTGTTCCCTGTCAGCTCTGATGATTACGAGAACTTTCGTGACGCGCTGGAGAAACTGTCACTGAACGATGCCTCCTTGTTTTATGAGCCTGAGTCATCCGATGCATTGGGTTTTGGCTTCCGCTGCGGCTTCTTAGGCATGCTGCATATGGAGATCATCCAAGAACGACTGGAGCGTGAGTACGATCTGGATCTCATCACTACCGCGCCAACAGTTGTCTACGAGGTGGTTACGCGTAAAGGTGAGCTACTGGAGGTCGACAACCCGTCCAAGTTGCCTGATGTGGGCAGCATCGAGGAAATGCGCGAGCCGATCTGTGAAGCCAATATCCTGGTGCCAGAAGAGTACTTGGGCAATGTCATATCGCTGTGTGTCGAAAAGCGCGGCGTGCAAATGGACATGCAATACACAGGCAATCAGGTATCGCTGCGCTACGAACTGCCGATGGCGGAAGTAGTAATGGACTTCTTTGACCGCATTAAGTCAGCAAGTCGTGGTTTTGCGTCACTGGACTATAATTTTGTACGTTTCCAGGAAGCGCCACTGCAGCGCTTGGATGTATTGGTAAACGGTGATCGGGTAGACGCGCTGGCGGTGATTATGCACCGAGATAATATTCGTCGCCGTGGCGCAGCGCTAACCGAAAAAATGAAGGAGCTGATTCCGCGTCAAATGTTTGATGTGGCGATTCAGGCGGCAGTCGGCAATCAGGTGGTAGCACGTACGAATGTGAAGGCGTTACGCAAAAATGTGACGGCAAAGTGCTACGGTGGTGATGTCAGCCGTAAGAAGAAACTGCTGCAGAAACAAAAAGAAGGTAAAAAGCGTATGAAGCAGATCGGTAGTGTGGAAATCCCGCAGTCTGCATTCCTCGCGGTACTACAGGTGAAAGAATAA
- a CDS encoding MucB/RseB C-terminal domain-containing protein translates to MRTVFGLMLLVVATTGLGNEARSWLDRMSHAAKEQNYQGVLIYGAPERWETMAINHAVYDDTEYEKLVHLTGERREVIRRGHAISCSHPGDHAVRVNPTSSNPLNTELWRDLGDLESWYRLSLAGEERIAGRMTQIVRVLPRDQYRFGYDLWLDRDTALLLRSDLVRHDGVVLERLQFANVAIGIEMAKSEFEPDYEGHHLARHNHAEVSPVAATNAWQPGWVPSGFAPVNRGQSHGRHLATLMYTDGLAAFSVFVDRLSNPEQSRTLRQQWGATAAIVHDVLGDDGSYRITVVGEVPMQTAEKIAASVSVPALLTLQEES, encoded by the coding sequence GTGAGAACTGTGTTTGGCCTTATGTTGTTGGTCGTGGCAACCACCGGGCTGGGCAATGAAGCGCGCTCTTGGCTGGACCGTATGTCACACGCCGCTAAAGAGCAAAACTATCAAGGGGTGCTGATTTATGGCGCCCCGGAACGCTGGGAAACCATGGCCATTAACCATGCTGTCTATGATGACACCGAGTACGAAAAGCTGGTGCACCTTACCGGTGAGCGGCGAGAAGTCATTCGCCGCGGCCATGCCATCAGTTGCAGTCATCCAGGCGATCATGCCGTTCGCGTCAACCCCACCAGCAGCAATCCGCTCAACACAGAACTGTGGCGCGATCTTGGTGATCTAGAAAGCTGGTATCGCTTGAGTTTGGCGGGTGAAGAGCGCATTGCCGGACGTATGACGCAGATTGTTCGAGTGTTGCCGCGCGATCAGTATCGTTTTGGCTACGACTTATGGCTGGATCGCGATACCGCACTGCTGCTGCGCTCTGACTTGGTCCGCCATGATGGCGTGGTGCTAGAGCGCCTGCAGTTCGCCAATGTGGCCATCGGCATTGAGATGGCGAAGTCGGAGTTCGAACCTGATTACGAAGGGCATCATTTGGCGCGGCATAATCACGCCGAAGTTTCGCCTGTTGCCGCAACGAACGCCTGGCAGCCGGGTTGGGTTCCGAGCGGCTTTGCTCCGGTCAACCGCGGGCAAAGTCATGGCCGCCATTTGGCAACTTTAATGTACACCGATGGTTTGGCGGCATTCAGTGTGTTTGTTGATCGCTTATCCAATCCCGAGCAGTCACGGACGCTGCGCCAGCAATGGGGAGCTACCGCTGCCATTGTGCACGATGTGCTTGGCGATGACGGCAGTTATCGCATTACCGTGGTGGGGGAAGTGCCGATGCAAACGGCCGAGAAAATTGCGGCGTCTGTTTCTGTGCCGGCCCTGTTAACGCTGCAGGAGGAGTCTTAA
- a CDS encoding succinate dehydrogenase assembly factor 2, with the protein MTESVEVKRLRWHSRRGMLELDVLLLPFVDHAYSDLSPERQQAYAQLLECEDSDLFAYFLERQIPADDALADIVEVVLAHARQA; encoded by the coding sequence GTGACTGAATCCGTCGAAGTTAAGCGATTGCGCTGGCACTCACGCCGCGGCATGTTGGAGTTGGACGTGTTGCTGTTGCCATTCGTGGACCATGCTTACAGCGATTTATCGCCCGAGCGCCAGCAGGCGTATGCGCAGCTGCTGGAGTGCGAAGACAGTGATTTGTTCGCTTATTTCCTCGAGCGCCAAATTCCAGCAGACGACGCGTTAGCGGATATCGTCGAGGTGGTCCTCGCTCATGCTCGACAGGCATGA
- a CDS encoding sigma-E factor negative regulatory protein, with the protein MQDRLKETLSALKDGQAEELELRRLLNEMENEPELRDTWARYQMMGALMRDEPISTVDLSRGIRQAIDGEPMDEVPAVQEHIAQSSGSGVSHAGRSLPWQQWLTGGAVAASVTLAVLLGVRLDSVQPAGGSAAVAAAPAPTNPVEATTPVQSNAVQVAAVEAAPAAQSAAELSDAQRQLQEYVLQHTEHAALNTGRGVMPFARVASFPEREAEERRQ; encoded by the coding sequence ATGCAAGATCGTCTCAAAGAAACCTTGTCCGCCCTGAAAGATGGGCAAGCCGAAGAGCTGGAGCTGCGGCGTTTGTTGAACGAAATGGAGAACGAGCCTGAGCTGCGTGACACGTGGGCGCGTTATCAAATGATGGGCGCACTGATGCGTGACGAGCCGATCAGTACGGTGGACTTATCGCGCGGCATTCGCCAAGCCATCGATGGCGAGCCGATGGATGAAGTCCCAGCGGTGCAGGAGCATATTGCTCAAAGCAGTGGTTCCGGTGTAAGCCATGCTGGGCGGTCTTTGCCTTGGCAGCAATGGCTCACCGGCGGTGCCGTGGCAGCCTCGGTCACACTGGCGGTGCTGCTGGGTGTGCGTTTGGACAGTGTCCAGCCGGCTGGCGGTTCTGCCGCTGTGGCCGCTGCGCCAGCGCCGACAAACCCTGTTGAAGCGACGACCCCGGTGCAGAGCAACGCGGTGCAGGTCGCCGCAGTTGAAGCAGCCCCCGCTGCGCAATCGGCAGCCGAGTTGTCCGATGCACAGCGTCAGTTGCAAGAGTACGTTTTGCAGCACACCGAACATGCGGCTCTCAATACCGGCCGTGGTGTCATGCCATTTGCCCGTGTTGCCAGCTTCCCTGAGCGTGAGGCGGAGGAGCGCCGTCAGTGA
- the nadB gene encoding L-aspartate oxidase, producing MNQSFIFDVLIIGSGAAGLTLALSLPDSLQVAVISKESMDAGSTRWAQGGVAAVLAKEDSVDAHVADTLGAGAGLCHEPTVRYTVENSTDAIHWLIDQGVPFTQENGDYHLTREGGHSARRIIHAADATGYALSDTLLARAKERSNLTLLHDYMAIDLITREKLGESGHGCVGGYFLNNQSGEVDVITARAVVLATGGASKAYLYTSNPDGASGDGIAMAFRAGCRVVNMEFNQFHPTCLYHPQAKSFLITEAVRGEGGRLLLPDGQAFMHRFDQRAELAPRDIVARAIDHEMKRLGADCLFLDISHKPAEFVREHFPTIYERCLQLGIDITRDPIPVVPAAHYTCGGVATDEFGRTDIQGLYAIGETACTGLHGANRLASNSLLECLVFARAAAKHIIEHIDHDEPIPSAPHWDASQVTDSDEDVVIAHNWDELRRFMWDYVGIVRTTKRLLRAKHRVKLLRQEIEEFYSNYRVSHDLLELRNLVDVADMIIRSALLRKESRGLHYSRDYPDALPRAYDTVLTPKYLRELGEL from the coding sequence ATGAACCAGTCCTTTATATTTGATGTGCTTATTATTGGCAGCGGTGCTGCTGGTCTGACCCTGGCGCTGTCGTTGCCAGACTCTTTGCAAGTGGCAGTGATCAGTAAGGAGTCGATGGACGCCGGCTCCACCCGCTGGGCGCAAGGCGGCGTCGCGGCAGTATTGGCAAAAGAAGACAGTGTCGACGCCCACGTTGCCGATACCCTGGGCGCCGGCGCTGGTCTGTGCCACGAGCCGACGGTGCGCTACACAGTGGAGAACTCCACCGATGCGATTCACTGGTTGATCGATCAAGGCGTGCCTTTTACGCAAGAAAATGGCGATTACCACTTAACCCGCGAAGGCGGCCACAGCGCGCGGCGCATCATTCATGCCGCCGATGCCACCGGCTATGCCCTGTCCGACACCTTGCTGGCCAGAGCGAAAGAACGCAGCAACCTCACCTTGCTGCACGACTACATGGCGATTGATTTGATCACCCGCGAGAAACTGGGAGAGTCCGGTCACGGTTGTGTCGGCGGGTACTTTCTCAACAATCAAAGCGGCGAAGTAGACGTCATCACTGCACGGGCAGTGGTGCTGGCAACCGGTGGTGCCTCCAAAGCGTACTTGTACACCAGCAACCCGGATGGCGCCTCGGGAGATGGCATTGCTATGGCGTTTCGCGCCGGCTGTCGTGTGGTCAATATGGAGTTCAACCAGTTCCATCCGACCTGTTTGTATCACCCACAAGCGAAGTCTTTTTTAATCACTGAAGCCGTGCGCGGTGAAGGCGGACGATTGCTGCTGCCAGACGGACAAGCGTTTATGCACCGCTTTGATCAACGTGCTGAGCTGGCTCCGCGCGACATAGTTGCACGGGCGATTGACCATGAAATGAAGCGCCTAGGCGCCGACTGTTTGTTCCTCGATATCAGCCACAAACCGGCTGAGTTTGTGCGCGAGCATTTCCCCACCATTTACGAGCGCTGCTTGCAGCTCGGCATCGACATCACTCGCGACCCCATCCCTGTGGTGCCCGCCGCGCATTACACCTGCGGCGGCGTTGCTACCGACGAATTTGGTCGTACCGATATCCAAGGGTTATACGCCATTGGCGAAACCGCCTGCACTGGCCTGCATGGTGCCAATCGCCTGGCCAGTAACTCGCTACTGGAGTGTCTGGTGTTTGCTCGCGCAGCAGCCAAGCACATTATCGAGCACATTGATCACGACGAGCCGATTCCCAGCGCCCCGCATTGGGACGCATCACAGGTCACAGACTCGGATGAAGACGTTGTCATTGCCCACAACTGGGATGAACTGCGCCGCTTTATGTGGGACTACGTTGGCATTGTACGAACCACCAAGCGCTTATTGCGCGCCAAGCACAGAGTCAAACTGCTGCGCCAAGAAATAGAAGAGTTTTACAGCAACTACCGAGTCAGTCATGACCTGTTAGAGCTGCGCAACCTGGTGGATGTCGCCGACATGATTATCCGCTCGGCGCTGCTGCGCAAAGAGTCGCGCGGCTTGCACTACTCCCGCGACTACCCCGATGCCTTGCCGCGTGCCTATGACACCGTATTAACGCCCAAGTATTTGCGTGAGCTGGGAGAGCTTTAG
- a CDS encoding YgfZ/GcvT domain-containing protein — MPVLDTFSSLGQLDSGNGFTPTQTSDSGDTTLLSQFSLLRVQGADCERFLQGQLTCDVSQLDGHWQLGACCNAKGRMVANFVIARRGDECWLRLPTEQASALLDHLKKYAVFFKVTLSELEDYCVVAQWNELPQPQHQQLQADGWSLQWQHRCEHWLPLSDAKELLQQHTLCAESRWHQDDISSGLVWVTAATREHWIPQNIDWHQHGGVSFSKGCYTGQEIVARLQYLGKSKKALMLLSSDAMQDFQPLSDIHNSEGKVIGELASWRQHSGLGLINLNAADQPGLNIAGASVSCEPIAYTQANDQ, encoded by the coding sequence ATGCCCGTACTGGATACGTTCAGCTCTCTGGGACAACTGGACAGCGGCAACGGCTTTACACCGACCCAAACAAGTGACAGCGGAGACACCACTCTGCTGAGTCAATTTTCTCTGTTGCGTGTGCAGGGCGCAGATTGTGAGCGCTTTTTACAAGGCCAGCTCACCTGCGATGTCAGCCAACTGGACGGCCACTGGCAGCTGGGCGCTTGCTGCAATGCCAAAGGGCGCATGGTGGCCAACTTTGTGATTGCTCGCCGCGGCGATGAATGCTGGCTGCGACTGCCGACCGAGCAAGCCAGCGCACTGCTTGATCATTTAAAAAAATACGCGGTGTTTTTTAAGGTCACCCTGTCCGAGCTGGAAGACTACTGCGTTGTCGCTCAGTGGAATGAGCTACCGCAACCTCAACATCAGCAATTACAGGCCGACGGCTGGTCACTGCAATGGCAACACCGTTGCGAGCATTGGCTACCGCTCAGTGACGCTAAAGAGCTACTGCAGCAACACACATTGTGTGCTGAATCGCGCTGGCACCAGGATGACATCAGCAGCGGCTTGGTATGGGTCACGGCGGCCACCCGCGAGCACTGGATTCCGCAAAATATTGATTGGCACCAACACGGCGGCGTGAGCTTCAGCAAAGGCTGCTATACCGGCCAGGAAATTGTCGCCCGTCTGCAATACCTGGGCAAAAGTAAAAAGGCCCTGATGCTGCTCAGCAGTGATGCGATGCAAGACTTTCAGCCCCTGTCCGACATTCACAACAGCGAAGGCAAAGTCATTGGTGAGCTGGCAAGTTGGCGCCAACACAGCGGGCTTGGCTTGATTAACCTCAATGCAGCCGATCAGCCTGGGCTCAATATTGCGGGCGCCTCAGTCAGTTGCGAGCCAATCGCCTATACTCAAGCGAACGATCAATAA